The proteins below are encoded in one region of Solenopsis invicta isolate M01_SB chromosome 8, UNIL_Sinv_3.0, whole genome shotgun sequence:
- the LOC120358543 gene encoding uncharacterized protein LOC120358543 isoform X1 produces the protein MDGPNVNWAFLKELECDIRSTYGENSPIFINMGSCGLHIVNNSYKEAAKSTGWNVIAFLRSAYYVFKDIPSRRSDYLRFNKSQPLPLPAKFCSVCWLENEKIIETTIKIIPNLKNFINGVKEEKIKIISKSFGTMKSCLEDKLLTAKLSFFGYVAHQVTPFLKEYQCEAPMSPFLYNDLYVILHDLMSLIVKEEVLDKQKAIYNIDLRTESNLIPSKNLKLGHAVRAELKKLKISDKEMMLFKTECREFLVKMCIHLLKKSPLQYSICKAICFCDPMLISSNLSISKNRLSNALELFSARNWITSQICDKIEKEFNVLCNNKEVIDLCKQFVRENNRIDHFWRNLLQGRDNFQNLYVFLKKIFILSHGQAFVERGFSINKECIVENQLPRSLISQRQVYDGLKAAGGLTKLTIDKKMILSYRNARDMYGKALEKQRSEKEQENAKIAEKRSLFTKISELKAKKVKLLTDKTNELSALDDEIALLRSKTFE, from the coding sequence ATGGACGGCCCCAATGTAAATTGGGCCTTTTTGAAAGAACTTGAATGTGATATTCGATCTACCTACGGTGAAAACAGtccaatttttatcaatatggGTTCCTGTGGATTACACATTGTCAATAACAGTTACAAGGAGGCAGCTAAGTCTACTGGCTGGAATGTGATTGCCTTTCTCAGATCAGCATATTATGTTTTCAAGGATATTCCTTCTAGGAGGAGTGACTATCTGAGGTTTAATAAGTCACAACCATTACCTCTCCCTGCAAAGTTTTGTTCTGTTTGCTGGTTAGAGaatgagaaaataattgaaacaacaattaaaataattcccaatctaaagaattttattaatggagttaaagaagaaaaaattaaaattatatctaagaGCTTTGGAACTATGAAATCATGTCTTGAGGACAAACTGTTAACTgctaaactttctttttttggtTATGTTGCTCACCAAGTCACTCCTTTCCTGAAAGAATATCAATGTGAAGCTCCTATGTcaccatttttatataatgaccTATACGTTATACTACATGATTTGATGTCTCTTATTGTCAAAGAGGAAGTTTTAGATAAACAAAAggcaatttataatattgatttaagaaCAGAAAGTAACTTAATTccatcaaaaaatttgaaattaggtCATGCAGTCAGAgctgaattaaaaaaactgaaaataagtGACAAGGAGATGATGTTATTCAAGACTGAATGCAGAGAATTTTTAGTCAAAATGTGCATACATTTGTTGAAAAAGTCTCCTTTGCAATATAGTATCTGTAAAGCAATTTGTTTTTGTGATCCTATGTTAATTTCTAGTAATTTAAGTATCAGTAAGAATAGGCTTTCTAATGCTCTAGAATTGTTTTCCGCAAGAAACTGGATTACTAGTCAGATTTGTGATAAAATTGAGAAAGAATTTAACGTTCTTTgcaataataaagaagtaattgaTTTATGCAAGCAGTTTGTTAGGGAAAATAACAGAATTGATCATTTTTGGAGAAACTTGCTTCAGGGTCGAGATAATTTCCAGAATTTGTATGTCTTTTTGAAAAAGATCTTTATTCTGAGTCATGGTCAAGCATTTGTGGAAAGAGGTTTTTCAATAAACAAGGAATGCATTGTTGAAAATCAACTACCTAGATCTCTAATATCTCAGAGACAAGTTTATGATGGTCTTAAAGCTGCTGGTGGTCTCACCAAACTTACAATAGATAAAAAGATGATTTTATCTTACCGAAATGCGAGGGATATGTATGGTAAAGCATTGGAAAAGCAGCGCTCTGAGAAAGaacaagaaaatgcaaaaattgctgaaaaaagatctttgtttacaaaaatttcagaattgaAGGCTAAGAAGGTAAAACTTTTAACAGATAAAACTAATGAGCTAAGTGCTCTCGATGATGAAATAGCGTTATTAAGATCAAAGACATTTGAGTAA
- the LOC120358543 gene encoding uncharacterized protein LOC120358543 isoform X2, whose product MSGLKKTVFRDEWTLKPEFIGIQKGKVKTEAYCTICKKVLQLSNMGIMSLKSHVKSGTKHNKLMLDVKKSANMHFFTTAKDSCSSTLHVDTDNSVLKQKTNEQSVPTHSETQFISGLAGTASHSETTSLANSCIDKYFFKDDVTRVEILWCLQTVENHASISSAGKQSSLFPLMFPDSRIASSLCLARRKLSYGIVSGALF is encoded by the exons ATGAGTGGAttaaagaaaactgtttttcgTGACGAGTGGACACTGAAACCCGAATTTATTGGGATTCAAAAAGGCAAAGTGAAGACAGAGGCTTACTGTACTATATGTAAAAAGGTTCTACAATTAAGTAATATGGGTATAATGTCTTTAAAAAGTCACGTAAAGTCGGGAACCAAACATAACAAGCTAATGTTGGATGTAAAAAAATCTGCAAACATGCATTTCTTTACAACAGCGAAG GATTCTTGTTCTTCTACATTACATGTAGATACTGATAACTCGGTTTTGAAGCAAAAAACGAATGAACAGTCTGTTCCAACTCATTCAGAGACGCAATTCATATCGGGTCTTGCTGGCACTGCCTCGCACTCAGAAACGACTTCTCTTGCTAATAGTTGCATtgacaaatatttctttaaagatGATGTTACTAGAGTTGAAATTTTGTGGTGTCTCCAAACTGTCGAAAATCATGCATCTATTTCATCGGCAGGAAAACAATCCTCTCTGTTTCCACTTATGTTCCCAGATAGTAGAATAGCATCCTCCTTGTGTCTAGCTCGTAGAAAGCTATCATATGGGATAGTTTCTGGCGCcctattttaa
- the LOC120358564 gene encoding secreted RxLR effector protein 161-like — MSESKPVGTPVELGTQLRRNKKVSSEIKALPYRELVGALMYLSVCTRPDIAHVISYLSQFNCYSSIIGRRLNAKTSDPLIGFADADWANCVDDRKSYTGYAFVFGGCPISWESRKQKTTVLSSMEAEYMALSEATKEAVHLRSLLSELGFPYPKIKLWSDNCGAIKLAENPVFHNRSKHIDVRHHFVREMLEIGVIDIDHRPTEYMAADVLTKGLSGPKHRKC, encoded by the exons ATGTCCGAGTCAAAGCCTGTTGGAACGCCTGTGGAGCTTGGAACTCAACTGCGACGAAACAAGAAAGTCAGCTCGGAAATAAAGGCCTTACCTTACAGAGAGCTTGTAGGAGCTCTGATGTACCTGTCCGTATGCACTAGACCTGATATCGCTCACGTCATCAGCTACTTGAGTCAATTCAACTGCTATAGTAGTATCATTGGACGGCGGCTAAACGC AAAAACTTCGGATCCGCTCATCGGATTTGCTGACGCCGACTGGGCAAACTGCGTGGACGACAGGAAATCATACACCGGGTACGCATTTGTGTTTGGAGGATGTCCCATTTCGTGGGAGTCGCGGAAGCAGAAGACGACCGTTCTCTCATCCATGGAAGCTGAATACATGGCTTTAAGCGAAGCTACAAAGGAGGCTGTGCATCTCCGGAGTCTCCTAAGCGAATTAGGTTTTCCGTATCCCAAGATTAAACTGTGGAGCGATAATTGCGGCGCCATCAAACTGGCAGAGAATCCGGTGTTCCATAACCGATCAAAGCATATCGACGTGCGACACCATTTCGTCCGAGAGATGTTGGAAATCGGCGTGATCGATATCGACCACAGACCAACGGAATACATGGCCGCAGATGTTCTTACGAAGGGATTATCGGGCCCCAAGCATCGGAAATGCTAA